In the Devosia sp. SL43 genome, one interval contains:
- a CDS encoding SRPBCC domain-containing protein: protein MDNRQENDVVVSDGRTIVKRTSEREITVTRTFNAPARIVFEAWTNAGLFAQWWVPKSLGVPLRSCQMDVRTGGTYRLEFGQDAENTWAFFGKYIEVVVPERIVWTNEEGENEAISTVTFMEHDGKTLLTFSEVHPSKEALDESLGGMEGTPEQFAQLDELLITLGAGGGSAR, encoded by the coding sequence ATGGACAATAGGCAGGAAAATGATGTGGTCGTGAGCGATGGTCGTACCATCGTGAAGCGCACGTCCGAGCGCGAAATCACCGTGACGCGCACCTTCAATGCCCCAGCCCGGATCGTGTTCGAGGCCTGGACCAATGCCGGGCTGTTCGCGCAATGGTGGGTGCCCAAATCCTTGGGCGTCCCACTACGCTCCTGCCAGATGGATGTGCGCACCGGTGGCACCTACCGCCTGGAATTCGGCCAGGACGCCGAAAACACCTGGGCCTTCTTCGGCAAATATATCGAAGTGGTGGTGCCGGAGCGGATCGTCTGGACTAACGAAGAAGGCGAGAACGAGGCCATCTCCACGGTGACCTTCATGGAGCACGACGGCAAGACGCTGCTGACCTTCAGCGAAGTCCATCCCAGCAAGGAAGCGCTCGATGAATCGCTGGGCGGGATGGAAGGTACGCCCGAACAGTTTGCACAACTGGACGAACTGTTGATCACGCTAGGCGCCGGCGGGGGATCAGCGCGCTGA
- a CDS encoding DMT family transporter, which yields MTIASILWPGVPLALGSAVLFGASAPLSKLLIGSVDPWLLAGVLYLGAGLGLAIIHVGRPLIRLPSLEAPLRRSDLPWLAAVIVFGGMVAPLFLMLGLSQTSASSGSLLLNLEGLATMAIAWIVFRENVDRQLVLGAASILAGAVLLSWTGDGLSFDTGSMFIAAACLSWGIDNNLTRKLSSADPVQIAMIKGFVAGSTNLVLALSLGASLPGAALIGAGALVGFLGVGVSLVMFMLGLRHLGTARTGAYFSLAPFIGAVLAIAIFRDAITWQLVGAGILMAIGLWLHLAERHDHEHHHEALEHDHAHVHDEHHRHDHDGSVTEPHAHWHRHEPMWHRHPHYPDLHHRHGHSHR from the coding sequence ATGACTATAGCGTCTATTCTTTGGCCTGGAGTGCCACTTGCTCTCGGCTCGGCAGTCCTCTTCGGCGCTTCCGCGCCGCTTTCCAAGCTTCTGATCGGTTCGGTCGATCCGTGGCTGCTGGCGGGTGTTCTCTACCTCGGAGCTGGCCTCGGACTGGCCATCATCCATGTCGGTCGCCCATTGATACGACTGCCGTCGCTCGAGGCGCCGCTGCGCCGATCCGACCTGCCATGGCTTGCCGCAGTGATCGTATTTGGTGGCATGGTCGCTCCCCTGTTCTTGATGCTCGGTCTGTCGCAGACCAGCGCCTCATCGGGATCGCTACTGCTGAACCTTGAAGGCCTAGCCACCATGGCTATTGCCTGGATCGTGTTCAGGGAGAACGTCGACCGGCAACTCGTCCTGGGTGCGGCATCCATTCTTGCTGGAGCGGTGCTGCTGTCATGGACCGGCGATGGCCTGAGCTTTGACACGGGCAGCATGTTCATCGCCGCGGCCTGCCTGAGTTGGGGCATCGACAACAACCTCACGCGTAAGCTGTCATCCGCTGATCCGGTGCAGATCGCGATGATTAAGGGGTTTGTCGCCGGCTCGACCAATCTTGTGCTGGCTTTGTCGCTCGGGGCGTCACTACCCGGTGCTGCTCTGATTGGTGCAGGCGCGCTGGTCGGCTTCCTCGGCGTCGGCGTGAGTCTTGTCATGTTCATGCTCGGTTTGCGCCATCTGGGGACTGCTCGAACAGGGGCGTACTTCTCGTTGGCGCCGTTCATCGGCGCTGTGTTGGCCATCGCTATCTTTCGCGACGCCATCACCTGGCAGTTGGTCGGAGCCGGTATTCTCATGGCCATTGGGCTATGGTTGCATTTAGCGGAGCGACATGATCACGAGCATCACCACGAGGCTCTGGAGCACGACCACGCCCACGTCCATGACGAGCACCATCGGCATGATCACGACGGATCGGTCACCGAACCGCACGCGCACTGGCACCGGCATGAACCTATGTGGCACAGGCATCCGCATTACCCGGACCTGCACCACCGACACGGGCATAGTCACCGATAG
- the clpA gene encoding ATP-dependent Clp protease ATP-binding subunit ClpA: protein MPSFSRGLEKALHQAMNLARERNHEFATLEHLLLALTDDRETIAVLTGCDVDVDALKSDLEDFINEELDSLIVANGQDARPTAAFQRVIQRAVIHVQSSGREEVTGANVLVAIFAERESHAAYFLEQQDMSRLDAVNFISHGITKSGPSEERKVRGADDGESHNEGGAEAKKSSALADFCVNLNEKARAGKIDPLIGRDAELRRTIQILCRRSKNNPLYVGDAGVGKTAIAEGLARKIIEGDVPEVLKEAVIYSLDMGSLLAGTRYRGDFEERLKAVMKELEKLPNSVLFIDEIHTMIGAGATSGGALDASNLLKPALASGAIRCIGSTTYKEYRQFFEKDRALVRRFQKIDVNEPSVPDAIEIVKGLRPYFEEFHKIKYTDDALKAAVELSARYINDRKLPDKAIDVLDETGASQMLVTEDKRKKIIDVEDIEATIATIARIPPKSVSKSDAELLSGLERNLKTVVFGQDAAITALSSAIKLARAGLREPEKPIGSYLFTGPTGVGKTEAAKQLADTLGVELKRFDMSEYMERHTVSRLIGAPPGYVGFDQGGLLTDAVDQNPHCVVLLDEIEKAHPDLYNILLQVMDHGKLTDHTGKSVDFRNVILIMTSNVGAMDLQKAPIGFGRKREQGDDEEAINRLFTPEFRNRLDAIISFAPLPREVVRRVVEKFVLQLEGQLAERGVTIILQPEAADWLAERGYDERMGARPLGRVIQEYIKKPLADQVLFGELVNGGTVTVAVVGEGSEAKLELIAVPPRPAKPKALPKPKKPKATADKS from the coding sequence ATGCCCTCATTTTCCCGCGGACTTGAAAAGGCTCTGCATCAGGCGATGAACTTGGCGCGTGAGCGCAACCATGAGTTCGCTACGCTCGAACACCTGCTGCTGGCCCTGACCGACGACCGTGAAACGATCGCCGTGCTCACCGGCTGCGACGTCGATGTCGACGCGCTCAAGAGCGACCTCGAAGATTTCATCAATGAAGAGCTGGACAGCCTGATCGTGGCCAACGGCCAGGATGCGCGGCCGACGGCCGCCTTCCAGCGCGTCATCCAGCGCGCGGTGATCCATGTCCAGTCATCGGGCCGCGAAGAAGTGACCGGGGCCAATGTGCTCGTGGCCATCTTTGCCGAGCGCGAGAGCCATGCCGCCTATTTCCTCGAACAGCAGGACATGAGCCGGCTAGACGCGGTCAATTTCATCAGCCACGGGATCACCAAGTCCGGTCCCAGCGAGGAGCGCAAGGTGCGTGGTGCCGACGATGGCGAGAGCCATAACGAAGGCGGAGCCGAAGCCAAGAAGAGTTCGGCGCTCGCCGATTTCTGCGTCAACCTCAACGAGAAGGCGCGCGCCGGCAAGATCGACCCGCTGATCGGTCGCGACGCCGAACTGCGCCGGACCATCCAGATCCTGTGCCGCCGCTCCAAGAACAATCCGCTCTATGTCGGCGATGCCGGCGTGGGCAAGACGGCCATTGCCGAAGGGCTGGCTCGCAAGATCATCGAGGGCGACGTGCCCGAGGTGCTCAAGGAAGCCGTTATCTACTCGCTCGATATGGGCTCGCTGCTGGCCGGCACCCGCTATCGCGGCGACTTCGAGGAACGCCTTAAGGCCGTGATGAAGGAGCTCGAAAAGCTGCCGAACTCGGTGCTGTTCATCGACGAAATCCACACCATGATCGGCGCCGGCGCGACCTCGGGCGGTGCGCTCGATGCGTCCAACCTGCTGAAGCCAGCGCTGGCTTCCGGCGCGATCCGCTGCATCGGCTCGACCACCTACAAGGAATACCGTCAGTTCTTCGAGAAGGACCGGGCTTTGGTCCGCCGCTTCCAGAAGATCGACGTCAACGAGCCGTCCGTCCCCGATGCGATCGAGATCGTGAAGGGTCTGCGGCCGTATTTCGAAGAGTTCCACAAGATCAAGTACACCGACGATGCCCTCAAGGCGGCGGTAGAGCTGAGCGCGCGCTATATCAACGACCGCAAGCTCCCCGACAAGGCGATCGACGTGCTCGACGAAACCGGCGCCAGCCAGATGCTGGTGACCGAGGACAAGCGCAAGAAGATCATCGATGTGGAGGATATCGAGGCGACTATCGCCACGATCGCCCGCATCCCGCCCAAGTCGGTCTCCAAGTCCGATGCCGAGTTGCTCAGCGGTCTCGAGCGCAATCTCAAGACCGTAGTGTTCGGCCAGGATGCGGCCATCACCGCCCTCTCGTCGGCCATCAAGCTGGCCCGTGCCGGGCTGCGTGAACCGGAAAAGCCGATCGGCTCGTACCTGTTCACCGGCCCGACCGGCGTCGGCAAGACCGAGGCGGCCAAGCAATTGGCGGATACGCTGGGCGTCGAGCTCAAGCGCTTCGACATGTCCGAATATATGGAGCGCCACACCGTGTCGCGCCTGATCGGTGCCCCGCCGGGCTATGTCGGGTTCGACCAGGGTGGTCTTTTGACCGACGCCGTCGATCAAAACCCGCATTGCGTGGTGCTGCTCGACGAAATCGAGAAGGCGCATCCGGATCTCTACAACATCCTGTTGCAGGTGATGGATCACGGCAAGCTGACCGATCACACCGGCAAGTCGGTGGATTTCCGCAATGTCATCCTGATCATGACGTCCAATGTGGGCGCCATGGACCTGCAGAAGGCGCCGATCGGCTTCGGCCGCAAGCGCGAGCAGGGCGATGACGAAGAGGCGATCAACCGCCTGTTCACACCGGAATTCCGCAACCGCCTCGACGCGATCATCTCCTTCGCGCCGCTGCCGCGGGAAGTCGTCCGTCGCGTCGTCGAAAAGTTCGTGCTGCAGCTCGAAGGCCAGCTGGCCGAACGCGGCGTCACGATCATTCTGCAGCCGGAAGCCGCCGACTGGCTGGCCGAACGCGGCTACGACGAACGCATGGGTGCGCGTCCCTTGGGCCGCGTGATCCAGGAATACATCAAGAAGCCCCTGGCCGATCAGGTGCTGTTCGGCGAACTGGTCAATGGCGGGACGGTCACCGTGGCGGTTGTCGGCGAAGGCAGCGAAGCCAAGCTGGAACTGATCGCGGTGCCGCCGCGGCCGGCCAAGCCCAAGGCGCTGCCGAAGCCGAAGAAGCCCAAGGCGACGGCGGACAAGAGCTAA
- the clpS gene encoding ATP-dependent Clp protease adapter ClpS, with amino-acid sequence MIANDLLALTDEAPVALRLEPMPAHAGPKEDDPGKGGREGKGGTETGTITKTRPKTKRPSLYRVLLLNDDYTPMEFVILVLQDVFNKPREEAMQIMLHVHQKGVGECGVYPYEVAETKVTRVMDTARKNQHPLQCVMEKQ; translated from the coding sequence ATGATTGCCAATGACCTCCTCGCTTTGACCGATGAGGCCCCAGTCGCGTTGCGCCTGGAGCCGATGCCTGCCCATGCGGGGCCAAAGGAGGACGATCCCGGCAAGGGTGGCAGGGAAGGCAAAGGCGGCACCGAAACCGGGACGATTACGAAAACCCGTCCCAAAACCAAGCGCCCAAGCCTTTATCGGGTGCTGCTCCTCAATGACGACTACACGCCGATGGAATTCGTCATTCTGGTCTTGCAGGACGTCTTCAACAAACCACGTGAAGAAGCCATGCAGATCATGCTGCACGTTCACCAAAAGGGGGTGGGTGAGTGCGGCGTATATCCATACGAGGTCGCCGAAACCAAGGTGACCCGCGTCATGGATACGGCACGCAAGAACCAGCATCCGCTGCAATGCGTGATGGAAAAGCAATAG
- the maiA gene encoding maleylacetoacetate isomerase, producing the protein MKLYTKAQNSAGERVRIALNLKALDYEYVGIGGLPRGEYARINPQGLMPALEIDGAIITQSAAILDFLENRFPERPILPSDPVLRAQSLAFGAIVASEMHALTVNRVRKRLTTLGVSEEGVVEWVLHWQGLGLASLEALLARRETAFPFCYGEAPGWADLHLVPQMAAARRLSVPLAAYSLLLEVEARCADLPAFAAARPEAQPDYSP; encoded by the coding sequence ATGAAGCTTTATACGAAGGCTCAGAATTCGGCAGGCGAGCGGGTGCGGATAGCGCTCAATCTAAAGGCGCTGGATTATGAGTATGTTGGCATTGGTGGCTTGCCTCGCGGCGAGTATGCGCGGATCAATCCGCAAGGCCTCATGCCGGCGCTTGAGATCGACGGGGCGATCATCACGCAATCGGCTGCCATTCTCGATTTCCTGGAAAACCGCTTTCCCGAGCGGCCGATCCTGCCCTCCGATCCGGTGCTGCGTGCACAGTCGCTAGCCTTTGGTGCCATCGTGGCGTCGGAGATGCATGCCTTGACCGTCAACCGCGTTCGCAAGCGACTGACAACACTGGGCGTGTCGGAGGAGGGGGTGGTCGAGTGGGTTCTGCATTGGCAGGGTCTGGGCCTTGCCTCACTTGAAGCCCTTCTGGCCCGACGCGAGACGGCGTTTCCGTTCTGCTATGGCGAGGCGCCTGGCTGGGCCGACCTGCACCTAGTGCCGCAGATGGCTGCGGCAAGACGGTTGAGTGTGCCACTTGCGGCGTATTCGCTGTTGTTGGAGGTCGAGGCGCGCTGCGCGGACCTGCCGGCGTTCGCGGCGGCTCGCCCCGAGGCGCAGCCTGACTATTCCCCTTAG
- a CDS encoding serine hydrolase, with protein MASQAKTPWRVVLIRAFAALLVAVAVTAHATAPAQAIENLRRYAGIVVDAKSGQVMYEENGDSKRYPASVAKVMTLYVLFQELSAGNLRLSTKMTVSRHAAAAVPTKLGLRAGAEISVEDAIKSLVTLSANDMARVIAEHISGSEEKFAERMTATARALGMRNTTYRNASGLPDGGQLTTVRDQAILGIAIYQHFPDYYEFFQTRSFSYGRSTYGNHNRVLGYMGAVDGIKTGYINAAGSNLLTAARKDGRHIVVVAFGFNSAGARDEKVRQLVANYLPKARSGTYLAQIPMPGRQGGGNVQVAVAQSPSATPVFVMPMPLPGFRLAQLVAANGAQPQAPAIQAMPEEVVVATAAPVPAPVPADLGLQPAVAAASALAAPSQAPVPAYPSQDVIGAWLSDTYNLGAPPTALGQTVPSAPLGYVPTPPAGQAPQPVDLMTSGSVQTADASVAPGGWVVQIGAGPSEESARAMLADAAGKAGSLGDFRSYVERFEKNGQVFFRARFVGFGGRDDATAMCNQLKQQNLSCLAMQS; from the coding sequence GTGGCTTCCCAGGCGAAAACCCCATGGCGCGTCGTTTTGATCCGCGCCTTTGCCGCACTTCTCGTTGCCGTAGCAGTGACGGCGCATGCAACAGCGCCCGCTCAAGCCATTGAAAACCTTCGCAGATATGCCGGCATCGTCGTCGATGCCAAGTCCGGCCAGGTGATGTACGAGGAAAATGGGGACAGCAAACGCTACCCCGCCTCCGTCGCCAAGGTGATGACGCTCTATGTTCTGTTCCAGGAGCTGAGCGCTGGCAATCTGCGTCTCTCCACCAAGATGACGGTGTCGCGCCATGCCGCCGCCGCCGTACCCACCAAGCTCGGCCTGCGTGCCGGCGCCGAAATCTCCGTCGAAGACGCCATCAAGTCGCTGGTGACGCTGTCGGCCAACGACATGGCCCGCGTCATTGCCGAGCATATCTCCGGTTCGGAAGAAAAATTCGCCGAGCGCATGACCGCGACGGCCCGCGCGCTGGGCATGCGCAACACCACCTATCGCAACGCCTCGGGCCTGCCCGATGGCGGCCAGCTGACCACGGTGCGCGACCAGGCCATCCTGGGCATCGCCATCTACCAGCACTTCCCCGACTATTACGAGTTCTTCCAGACCCGCAGCTTCAGCTACGGTCGCTCGACCTATGGCAACCACAACCGCGTGCTCGGCTATATGGGCGCCGTCGACGGCATCAAGACCGGCTATATCAACGCCGCCGGTTCCAACCTGCTGACCGCCGCCCGCAAGGATGGCCGCCACATCGTCGTCGTCGCCTTCGGCTTCAATTCGGCCGGCGCCCGCGACGAAAAGGTGCGCCAGCTCGTTGCCAACTACCTGCCCAAGGCCCGCAGCGGCACCTATCTCGCTCAGATCCCGATGCCCGGTCGCCAGGGCGGTGGCAATGTGCAGGTCGCCGTGGCGCAGTCGCCGTCGGCAACGCCGGTCTTTGTCATGCCCATGCCCCTGCCCGGCTTCCGTCTGGCCCAGCTGGTCGCCGCCAATGGCGCGCAGCCACAGGCACCCGCTATCCAGGCCATGCCTGAAGAAGTCGTCGTCGCCACTGCCGCGCCGGTTCCGGCACCAGTGCCAGCCGATCTGGGCCTGCAGCCTGCCGTCGCTGCCGCCAGCGCCCTCGCCGCGCCAAGCCAGGCCCCCGTGCCAGCCTATCCGAGCCAGGACGTTATCGGCGCCTGGCTGAGCGACACCTACAATCTGGGCGCCCCGCCCACTGCTCTCGGCCAGACCGTGCCCTCTGCGCCGCTCGGCTACGTGCCGACCCCACCCGCTGGCCAGGCCCCTCAGCCTGTTGACCTGATGACGTCGGGCTCGGTGCAGACCGCTGATGCCAGCGTCGCACCTGGTGGTTGGGTCGTGCAGATCGGCGCCGGCCCCTCCGAGGAAAGCGCCCGCGCCATGCTGGCCGATGCCGCCGGCAAGGCCGGTAGCCTGGGTGACTTCCGCTCCTATGTGGAGCGGTTCGAAAAGAACGGCCAGGTCTTCTTCCGCGCCCGTTTCGTCGGCTTCGGCGGGCGCGACGACGCGACGGCCATGTGCAACCAGCTCAAGCAGCAGAATCTGAGCTGCCTGGCCATGCAGAGCTAA
- a CDS encoding division plane positioning ATPase MipZ translates to MAGQGVHVIVVGNEKGGSGKSTTAFHLAIYLLYLGFKVASIDVDSRQQTLTHYVRNRRDWAKNRGLQMPHTTHFHLPVARGDSLRENHRVEFDLFRQAIAEVEDDADFLVIDTPGFDTNLTRLAHSLADTLVTPVNDSLIDLNVMAHIDPVTGEPREMSHYARLVQRARSERMAIDGRTIDWVLVRNRISMLSSRNMRQVQTMLERIALRLGCRVADGIAERVIFRSLFPMGMTVFDPLDDAMLGGVPSMSHMSARLEYRNLVAALNLPTSERAEARKALASSKVQASDAERFVHMASDV, encoded by the coding sequence GTGGCCGGGCAGGGCGTGCATGTCATTGTGGTGGGGAATGAGAAGGGCGGGTCGGGCAAGTCGACCACGGCCTTCCATCTGGCCATTTACCTGCTCTATCTCGGCTTCAAGGTCGCTTCCATCGATGTGGACAGCCGCCAGCAGACGCTGACCCACTATGTGCGCAACCGACGCGACTGGGCCAAGAACCGCGGCCTGCAGATGCCGCATACCACGCATTTCCACCTGCCGGTGGCGCGCGGCGACTCGCTGCGGGAAAATCATCGCGTCGAGTTCGACCTGTTCCGGCAGGCCATCGCCGAGGTCGAGGACGATGCCGATTTCCTGGTGATCGACACGCCCGGCTTCGATACCAACCTGACGCGCCTGGCACATTCGTTGGCCGATACGCTGGTGACGCCGGTCAATGACAGCCTGATCGACCTCAACGTCATGGCCCATATCGACCCGGTGACGGGCGAACCGCGCGAGATGAGCCACTATGCCAGACTGGTGCAGCGCGCCCGCTCTGAGCGCATGGCAATCGACGGCAGGACCATCGACTGGGTACTGGTGCGCAACCGCATCTCCATGCTGTCGTCGCGCAATATGCGGCAGGTGCAGACCATGCTCGAACGCATCGCGCTGCGGCTGGGCTGCCGGGTTGCCGATGGCATTGCCGAACGGGTGATTTTCCGCTCGCTGTTCCCGATGGGCATGACAGTGTTCGATCCGCTCGACGACGCGATGCTGGGTGGCGTGCCCTCGATGTCGCATATGAGCGCGCGGCTGGAGTATCGCAATCTCGTGGCCGCACTCAACCTGCCGACCAGCGAGCGTGCCGAGGCACGCAAGGCGCTGGCATCGAGCAAGGTTCAAGCCAGCGACGCAGAGCGCTTTGTCCACATGGCGAGCGACGTCTAG
- a CDS encoding division plane positioning ATPase MipZ: MARGGAHVIVVGNEKGGSGKSTTAFHLAVYLLHAGHSVATIDVDSRQQTFTHYVRNRRAQMQERGVKLPCPRHFHLPSAWGDSVRENDKAEFDVFRRAVGEVEDQVDFLVIDTPGFDTNLTRLAHSLADTLVTPVNDSLIDINVLARVDPETNQPIETSHYARLVQRARSERLAATGEAVDWVLVRNRISVLGSRNARQVHTTLESIATRFGCRVADGIAERVIFRSLFPSGMTVFDPFEEEGGEMSTVSHVAARQEYRNLVASLNLPIRSAQEPIRLSA, encoded by the coding sequence ATGGCGCGTGGCGGTGCGCATGTCATTGTGGTGGGAAACGAGAAGGGCGGCTCTGGCAAGTCGACCACGGCGTTCCACCTGGCCGTCTATCTGCTGCATGCCGGCCATAGCGTGGCGACGATCGATGTCGATAGCCGCCAGCAGACCTTTACTCACTATGTCCGCAACCGCCGCGCCCAGATGCAGGAGCGCGGCGTCAAGCTGCCGTGTCCACGGCATTTTCATCTGCCCTCGGCCTGGGGCGATTCCGTCAGGGAAAACGACAAGGCCGAGTTCGACGTGTTCCGCCGCGCCGTTGGGGAAGTGGAAGACCAGGTGGATTTTCTGGTCATCGACACGCCCGGCTTCGACACCAACCTGACCCGGCTGGCGCATTCGCTGGCCGATACGCTGGTGACGCCGGTCAATGACAGCCTGATCGATATCAACGTGCTGGCCCGCGTCGACCCCGAGACCAACCAGCCGATCGAGACCAGCCACTATGCCCGGCTGGTGCAGCGCGCCCGCTCCGAGCGGTTGGCCGCAACCGGCGAGGCGGTGGATTGGGTGCTGGTGCGCAATCGCATCTCCGTACTCGGCTCGCGCAACGCCCGCCAGGTGCATACGACACTCGAATCTATCGCCACCCGTTTCGGTTGCCGGGTGGCCGACGGGATCGCCGAGCGCGTCATCTTCCGCTCGCTGTTCCCAAGCGGCATGACCGTGTTCGATCCCTTCGAGGAAGAGGGCGGAGAAATGTCGACCGTCTCCCATGTCGCGGCACGACAGGAATACCGGAACCTGGTGGCCTCGCTCAACCTGCCGATCCGCAGCGCACAGGAGCCGATCCGGCTGTCGGCCTGA
- a CDS encoding DUF1489 family protein — protein MIHMIKLCVGVSSLEELESYRDERAHWWDADYGEDVHVHRTRMMPKRAAEMEGLSSIYWVIAGQVVCRQPILRLARYTNAEGIDYCDIIMSRDMIRTVPYPKRPFQGWRYLRPEDAPPDVGANENAESLALAADLAKLGLI, from the coding sequence ATGATCCACATGATCAAGCTCTGCGTGGGCGTTTCGAGCCTCGAAGAGCTGGAGAGCTATCGCGACGAGCGGGCCCATTGGTGGGATGCCGACTATGGCGAGGATGTCCACGTCCATCGCACCCGCATGATGCCCAAGCGGGCCGCCGAGATGGAGGGTCTATCCTCGATCTACTGGGTGATCGCGGGGCAGGTGGTGTGCCGGCAGCCGATCCTGCGGCTGGCGCGCTACACCAATGCCGAGGGCATCGATTACTGCGATATCATCATGTCCCGCGACATGATCCGCACGGTGCCTTATCCCAAGCGCCCCTTTCAGGGCTGGCGCTATCTGCGGCCGGAGGATGCGCCGCCCGATGTCGGAGCCAACGAAAATGCCGAGTCGCTGGCGCTGGCGGCAGATTTGGCCAAGCTGGGGCTGATTTAG
- a CDS encoding glutathione S-transferase family protein, with amino-acid sequence MKLLIGNRNYSSWSLRPWLVLKHFEIPFSDEVVQLGAEGFREYLATRSPTGRVPVLFDGDLAVPETIAIIEYVADLHPGKAIWPLDIQQRALARAAAAEMHAGFAALRSHAPMNLRASHPGKVSVDSIARDLHRLETLWGDLLARSGGPYLFGAFTAADAMFAPVATRIRTYALPVSDVVAAYVEAIYGLPAFQDWLAQALKEPWIVDDDEIDVIQGRVKPGTLA; translated from the coding sequence ATGAAGCTGTTGATCGGCAATCGCAATTATTCCAGCTGGTCGCTGCGGCCCTGGCTGGTGCTCAAGCATTTCGAGATTCCGTTCTCCGACGAGGTCGTGCAACTTGGGGCCGAAGGGTTTCGTGAGTATCTCGCCACCCGCTCACCCACCGGACGAGTGCCGGTGCTATTCGATGGTGATCTCGCTGTGCCGGAGACCATTGCCATCATCGAATACGTGGCCGATCTCCACCCGGGCAAGGCGATATGGCCTCTCGATATCCAGCAGCGGGCGCTGGCGCGCGCGGCGGCCGCCGAAATGCATGCGGGCTTCGCGGCTTTGCGCAGCCATGCGCCGATGAACCTGCGGGCGTCGCATCCAGGCAAGGTCAGTGTCGATAGCATCGCCAGAGACCTGCATCGGCTGGAAACGCTCTGGGGCGATCTGCTGGCGCGCTCGGGCGGTCCGTATCTGTTTGGCGCCTTCACCGCCGCCGATGCCATGTTCGCGCCGGTGGCGACGCGCATCCGCACCTATGCGCTGCCGGTGTCCGATGTCGTCGCAGCCTATGTCGAGGCGATCTACGGCCTGCCGGCCTTCCAGGACTGGCTGGCGCAAGCGCTGAAGGAGCCATGGATTGTCGACGACGACGAGATCGACGTGATCCAGGGCCGGGTCAAGCCGGGAACGCTGGCATGA
- a CDS encoding shikimate kinase, which yields MSPTAKFTVRRRPEPGENIFLIGPGGVGKSTLGANLARLSGYPLVDLDLEFCQRIAIIGPFIVEHGYEAYRAANLALAQELVGGIERPSIFVTSSGFLVAPPHSSDYQAAVALIGTGYSIGLLPSLGIAEATDIVVGRQLGRGFGLERETEVTKFQKRFAIYSVLGDMHVVSAAPPDRITKAVTTALCWPAVQTQSRRSGTSNCQ from the coding sequence GTGAGTCCAACAGCCAAATTCACCGTCAGAAGACGACCAGAACCTGGGGAAAACATCTTCCTCATCGGACCGGGCGGTGTCGGAAAATCGACGCTGGGCGCCAATCTGGCGCGGCTGAGCGGCTATCCGCTCGTCGATCTCGACCTCGAATTCTGCCAGCGCATCGCCATCATCGGCCCGTTCATCGTCGAACACGGCTATGAAGCCTATCGCGCCGCCAATCTTGCATTGGCGCAGGAACTGGTGGGCGGCATCGAGCGGCCTTCGATCTTCGTCACATCTTCGGGGTTCCTGGTCGCGCCGCCGCACTCAAGCGACTACCAGGCCGCCGTGGCGCTTATTGGTACCGGCTACAGCATAGGACTTCTGCCCTCGCTCGGTATCGCTGAGGCCACCGACATCGTCGTCGGCAGGCAACTTGGCCGCGGCTTTGGATTGGAACGCGAAACTGAGGTCACGAAGTTCCAGAAGCGCTTCGCCATCTACAGCGTCCTAGGCGACATGCATGTGGTCTCGGCCGCACCGCCAGACCGGATCACGAAGGCCGTCACTACCGCTCTTTGCTGGCCAGCCGTGCAAACACAGAGTCGCCGGTCCGGGACGTCCAACTGTCAATGA
- a CDS encoding chloramphenicol phosphotransferase CPT family protein: MTASIIFLHGASSSGKSTIAAGLQANLPLPFWHISIDHLRDAGVLPTQRFKSGEFDWKAARAPFFDGFHRSLAAYVAAGNNLILEHILDTNGWLEQLVELLSPFDVFFVGVHCPLDELIRREALRGDRPVGSAARDFETIHRGLSYDFEVQSDRDAAENVAAIIDSWTSRTGDSVFARLASKER; this comes from the coding sequence ATGACGGCCAGCATCATCTTCCTGCATGGCGCTTCAAGCAGCGGCAAGTCGACCATTGCGGCTGGCTTGCAGGCCAATTTGCCTCTGCCATTCTGGCATATCTCGATTGACCATCTCCGCGATGCCGGCGTGTTGCCGACGCAGCGCTTCAAGAGCGGTGAGTTCGACTGGAAAGCCGCGCGGGCGCCGTTCTTCGATGGTTTCCACCGCTCGCTGGCGGCCTATGTCGCGGCTGGCAACAATCTGATCCTTGAGCACATTCTCGATACCAATGGCTGGCTGGAGCAGCTTGTTGAGCTGCTTTCTCCGTTCGATGTGTTCTTCGTGGGCGTCCATTGCCCACTCGACGAGTTGATCCGCCGCGAGGCCCTGCGAGGGGACAGGCCGGTCGGCAGTGCAGCCAGGGATTTCGAGACCATCCACCGCGGCCTGTCGTATGACTTCGAGGTTCAATCCGACAGGGATGCAGCAGAGAACGTGGCTGCGATCATTGACAGTTGGACGTCCCGGACCGGCGACTCTGTGTTTGCACGGCTGGCCAGCAAAGAGCGGTAG